One Mytilus trossulus isolate FHL-02 chromosome 5, PNRI_Mtr1.1.1.hap1, whole genome shotgun sequence DNA segment encodes these proteins:
- the LOC134719824 gene encoding perlwapin-like, whose protein sequence is MDANNCPTCACKTDSVCEKGTPQGTCEIGPFTGKPCPSGTYCINSVCCQIPCDYGDPHPTRFCGMVVSSNKCPTGYHCKGGPADEYHTCCPNAKTTKIGRCPRDKYPRTNCNVQRNCKNDASCPGTKKCCKQGCRYKCVYPVD, encoded by the exons ATGGATGCAAACAATTGTCCAACTTGTGCATGCAAAACAG ATTCAGTCTGTGAAAAGGGAACGCCTCAAGGTACATGTGAAATAGGACCATTTACCGGTAAACCGTGCCCATCGGGAACCTACTGCATAAACTCTGTCTGCTGTCAAATCC CTTGTGATTATGGTGATCCTCATCCAACACGTTTCTGTGGAATGGTTGTTAGTTCTAACAAATGTCCTACTGGATATCATTGTAAAGGTGGACCGGCTGATGAATACCATACTTGTTGTCCGAATG CCAAAACAACGAAAATAGGCCGTTGTCCAAGAGACAAATATCCACGGACTAATTGTAACGTTCAAAGAAACTGTAAAAATGACGCATCGTGCCCTGGAACAAAGAAATGTTGCAAGCAAGGCTGTCGTTACAAATGTGTATATCCTGTGGACTGA